One genomic segment of Amycolatopsis sp. WQ 127309 includes these proteins:
- a CDS encoding ATP-binding protein, whose protein sequence is MKRVIVTVAELLPRPLDRVRSIKLKLAILMLASGGVAFAFFNWQIGWLPPKTTITAMVLALVLSQVLAHGMTRPLREMTAAAREMAKGDYTRRIRATTRDEVGELAQAFSQMAGDLGDADRQRRELVANVSHELRTPITALSGVLENLVDGVEDPDPATLKTALQQTERLATLVDELLDLSRLDAGAIPLHKTSFPLAALLSDVVGEAAFAGRGVRFEVAVTPPEAVVTADRGRLFQVVANLLENAARHGPAGGVVRILAETRVGEVRIDVCDEGPGIAPADRTRVFERFTRGERPTGGGTGLGLAIARWAVELHGGSIGVVEPSAGTGGRIRVTLPTA, encoded by the coding sequence GTGAAGCGCGTCATCGTGACGGTGGCCGAGCTGCTGCCGCGGCCGCTCGACCGCGTCCGGTCGATCAAGCTGAAGCTGGCGATCCTGATGCTCGCGTCCGGCGGGGTCGCGTTCGCCTTCTTCAACTGGCAGATCGGCTGGCTGCCGCCGAAGACGACGATCACCGCGATGGTGCTGGCCCTGGTGCTCTCGCAGGTGCTGGCGCACGGGATGACCCGGCCGCTGCGCGAGATGACGGCGGCCGCGCGGGAGATGGCGAAGGGCGACTACACGCGTCGCATCCGCGCCACCACTCGCGACGAGGTGGGCGAGCTGGCGCAGGCGTTCAGCCAGATGGCGGGCGACCTCGGCGACGCGGACCGACAGCGCCGCGAGCTGGTGGCGAACGTGTCCCACGAGCTGCGGACGCCGATCACGGCGTTGAGCGGGGTGCTGGAGAACCTCGTCGACGGCGTCGAGGACCCGGACCCGGCGACGTTGAAGACGGCGCTGCAGCAGACCGAGCGGCTGGCGACGCTGGTCGACGAGCTGCTGGACCTGTCGCGGCTGGACGCGGGCGCGATCCCGCTGCACAAGACGTCGTTCCCGCTGGCCGCGTTGTTGTCGGACGTCGTCGGCGAAGCGGCCTTCGCGGGTCGCGGGGTGCGCTTCGAGGTGGCGGTGACGCCGCCGGAAGCGGTGGTGACGGCGGACCGCGGCCGGCTGTTCCAGGTGGTGGCGAACCTGCTGGAGAACGCGGCCCGCCACGGCCCCGCGGGCGGCGTGGTGCGGATCCTCGCGGAGACGCGGGTGGGCGAGGTGCGCATCGACGTGTGCGACGAAGGCCCGGGCATCGCCCCGGCGGACCGCACGCGGGTCTTCGAGCGCTTCACGCGCGGCGAGCGCCCGACCGGCGGCGGCACGGGCCTGGGGCTGGCGATCGCGCGGTGGGCGGTGGAGCTGCACGGCGGGTCGATCGGCGTGGTGGAGCCATCGGCGGGAACCGGCGGCCGGATCCGGGTGACCCTCCCGACGGCCTGA
- a CDS encoding response regulator transcription factor codes for MELGGRRVLVVEDDVTIAASIAARLRAEGFTVDVAHDGPAAVEAEASLEPDLVVLDVMLPGFDGLEVCRRIQGRRPVPVLMLTARADETDMLVGLGVGADDYLTKPFSMRVLTARVHALLRRVERSSSAHGARIVLGDLEIDVDQRRVARAGVAAQLTPIEFDLLVHFARRPRVVQPRERLLSEVWAWDVHGTSAGTRAVDSHIKALRRKLGADLIRTVHGVGYALEAGS; via the coding sequence ATGGAACTGGGTGGACGGCGCGTGCTGGTCGTCGAGGACGACGTCACGATCGCCGCGTCGATCGCGGCCCGGCTTCGGGCCGAAGGGTTCACCGTGGACGTCGCCCACGACGGCCCGGCCGCCGTCGAGGCCGAAGCTTCGCTCGAGCCGGACCTGGTGGTGCTGGACGTGATGCTCCCGGGCTTCGACGGCCTGGAGGTCTGCCGCCGGATCCAGGGGCGGCGGCCGGTGCCGGTGCTCATGCTGACCGCGCGCGCCGACGAGACGGACATGCTGGTCGGGCTCGGCGTCGGTGCCGACGACTACCTCACGAAGCCGTTCTCGATGCGGGTCCTGACGGCTCGGGTGCACGCGCTGCTGCGGCGCGTCGAGCGATCTTCGTCCGCGCACGGCGCGCGGATCGTGCTGGGCGACCTCGAGATCGACGTCGACCAGCGGCGCGTCGCCCGGGCCGGGGTGGCGGCGCAGCTGACGCCGATCGAGTTCGACCTGCTGGTGCACTTCGCGCGGCGGCCACGGGTGGTGCAGCCGCGGGAACGGCTGCTCTCGGAGGTGTGGGCGTGGGACGTGCACGGCACGTCCGCGGGGACGCGGGCGGTGGACAGCCACATCAAGGCCCTCCGGCGGAAGCTCGGCGCGGACCTGATCCGCACCGTGCACGGCGTCGGCTACGCGCTGGAGGCGGGATCGTGA
- a CDS encoding NCS1 family nucleobase:cation symporter-1: protein MAPTPADQRVHEDGRVELEPGDVRSLEGSRFFNDELAPVPVQKRTWTTYNYFALWMGMAHNIPSYALAASLIALGMNWVQALITITIGNLVVLAPMLLNSHAGTKYGIPFPVFARAFYGMRGANLAALLRAFIACGWFGIQTWVGGEAIYVILGRLLGSWWRDAPEIAGQHWTLWLSFVVFWIGQMLIIWRGMDAVRRFENWTAPLVSVGFLIMLGYVLVKAGGLGPILADGGKLGWGPDFWKVFAPSLMAMIAFWSTLSLNMPDFTRFGGSQRKQVRGQILGLPTTMTFIAIVAILTTSGGHVLYGEDIWDPAQLADKFTSPVVVVVALVALVLATISANLAANVVSPSYDFSNAFPKKITFAIGGGITGVIGILIQPWRLYSDPNIYIFAWLGFYGGLLGAVAGVLVAGYWVIARTKLKLKDLYTPDGVYWFSGGWNWRALVATLVGAVLSVGGAYGGPFPDSGLIPFLKPLYDYNWVVGFVSAFVVFAALSASSNKEEASERGPSRIDPAAVDG, encoded by the coding sequence ATGGCGCCGACACCCGCAGACCAGCGCGTGCACGAGGACGGCCGGGTCGAGCTCGAACCCGGTGACGTCCGGTCTCTCGAAGGCAGCCGGTTCTTCAACGACGAACTGGCCCCCGTCCCGGTCCAAAAGCGAACCTGGACCACCTACAACTACTTCGCGCTCTGGATGGGGATGGCGCACAACATCCCCAGCTACGCACTGGCCGCGTCGCTGATCGCCCTCGGCATGAACTGGGTGCAGGCGCTCATCACCATCACCATCGGCAACCTGGTCGTGCTGGCGCCGATGCTGCTCAACAGCCACGCCGGCACGAAGTACGGCATCCCGTTCCCGGTGTTCGCCCGCGCCTTCTACGGCATGCGCGGCGCCAACCTGGCCGCGCTGCTGCGGGCGTTCATCGCGTGCGGCTGGTTCGGCATCCAGACCTGGGTCGGCGGCGAGGCCATCTACGTCATCCTCGGACGCCTGCTCGGCTCGTGGTGGCGGGACGCGCCGGAGATCGCCGGGCAGCACTGGACGCTCTGGCTGTCCTTCGTGGTCTTCTGGATCGGCCAGATGCTGATCATCTGGCGCGGCATGGACGCGGTCCGCCGGTTCGAGAACTGGACGGCGCCGCTGGTGTCGGTCGGCTTCCTGATCATGCTCGGCTACGTGCTGGTCAAGGCGGGCGGACTCGGCCCGATCCTGGCCGACGGCGGCAAGCTCGGCTGGGGCCCGGACTTCTGGAAGGTGTTCGCGCCGTCCCTGATGGCGATGATCGCGTTCTGGTCGACGCTCTCGCTGAACATGCCCGACTTCACCCGCTTCGGCGGCAGTCAGCGCAAGCAGGTCCGCGGCCAGATCCTCGGCCTGCCGACGACGATGACGTTCATCGCGATCGTCGCCATCCTGACCACGTCGGGCGGGCACGTGCTCTACGGCGAGGACATCTGGGACCCGGCGCAGCTGGCCGACAAGTTCACCAGCCCGGTCGTGGTCGTCGTCGCGCTGGTCGCGCTGGTGCTCGCGACGATCTCGGCGAACCTCGCGGCCAACGTCGTCAGCCCGTCCTACGACTTCTCCAACGCCTTCCCGAAGAAGATCACCTTCGCGATCGGCGGCGGGATCACCGGCGTCATCGGCATCCTGATCCAGCCGTGGCGCCTCTACTCCGACCCGAACATCTACATCTTCGCGTGGCTCGGCTTCTACGGCGGCCTGCTCGGCGCGGTCGCCGGCGTGCTGGTGGCCGGGTACTGGGTGATCGCCCGCACGAAGCTCAAGCTGAAGGACCTCTACACACCCGATGGGGTGTATTGGTTCAGCGGGGGCTGGAACTGGCGCGCGCTGGTCGCGACGCTGGTCGGAGCCGTTCTTTCGGTCGGCGGTGCGTACGGCGGGCCGTTCCCCGACAGCGGGCTCATCCCGTTCCTCAAGCCGCTTTACGACTACAACTGGGTGGTCGGCTTCGTCTCGGCGTTCGTCGTCTTCGCCGCCCTGTCCGCATCATCGAACAAGGAGGAAGCCAGTGAGCGTGGTCCGAGCCGCATTGATCCAGCAGCGGTGGACGGGTGA
- a CDS encoding nitrilase-related carbon-nitrogen hydrolase, which translates to MIKAAVDHIASAASQGAQVVCLQELFYGPYFCQVQDTEFYSYTEGIPDGPTTKLMQEVAARHGVVLIVPMYEVEQPGVYYNTAAVIDADGTYLGKHRKNHIPQVKGFWEKFYFRPGNLGYPVFDTAVGRIGVYICYERHFPEGWRALGLAGAKIVFNPSATSRGLSQYLWKLEQPAAAVANEYFVGAINRVGVEPLGENDFYGQTYFADPRGQLIGDAASDTDDEVVIRDLDMTLVDEVRDLWAFYRDRRPDTYGPLTEA; encoded by the coding sequence ATGATCAAGGCGGCGGTGGACCACATCGCCTCCGCCGCCTCGCAGGGCGCCCAGGTCGTCTGCCTGCAGGAACTGTTCTACGGCCCCTACTTCTGCCAGGTGCAGGACACCGAGTTCTACTCCTACACCGAGGGCATCCCGGACGGGCCGACGACCAAGCTCATGCAGGAGGTCGCCGCGCGCCACGGCGTGGTGCTGATCGTGCCGATGTACGAGGTCGAGCAGCCCGGCGTGTACTACAACACCGCCGCGGTGATCGACGCCGACGGCACGTACCTCGGCAAGCACCGCAAGAACCACATCCCGCAGGTCAAGGGGTTCTGGGAGAAGTTCTACTTCCGGCCCGGCAACCTGGGCTACCCGGTGTTCGACACCGCCGTGGGCCGCATCGGCGTCTACATCTGCTACGAGCGGCACTTCCCGGAGGGCTGGCGCGCGCTGGGCCTGGCGGGCGCGAAGATCGTGTTCAACCCGTCGGCGACCAGCCGCGGCCTGTCGCAGTACCTGTGGAAGCTGGAGCAGCCGGCGGCCGCCGTGGCGAACGAGTACTTCGTCGGCGCGATCAACCGCGTCGGCGTGGAACCCCTGGGCGAGAACGACTTCTACGGCCAGACGTACTTCGCCGACCCGCGCGGCCAGCTGATCGGCGACGCCGCGTCCGACACCGACGACGAGGTCGTCATCCGCGACCTCGACATGACCCTGGTCGACGAGGTCCGCGACCTGTGGGCGTTCTACCGCGACCGCCGGCCGGACACCTACGGCCCCCTCACGGAGGCCTGA
- the hydA gene encoding dihydropyrimidinase → MTTLIKGGQVVSPSGALLADVLVDGETIAAVGAPGTLTGDETIDATGKYVLPGGIDAHTHMEMPFGGTHSVDTFATGTTAAAWGGTTTIIDFAVQAKGTSLLSTMDKWHTKADGNCAIDYGFHMIVSDVNDQSLKEMEACVDAGVGSFKMFMAYPGVFYSTDGEILLAMQKAREIGATIMMHAENGIAIDQLAAQAVAAGNTDPVQHGLTRPPELEGEATSRAIQLAKVTGSPLYIVHLSASQALAAVAEARNEGQNVFAETCPQYLYLSIEDLAKPDFEGAKYVASPPLREKSHQADLWRGLRTNDLSVVSTDHCPFCFKDQKELGRGDFRAIPNGMPGVEHRMDLLHQGVVAGELTLGRWVETCSATPARMFGLYPRKGVIAAGSDADIVVYDPTATQTLSAETHHMNVDYSAYEGFELTGRVHTVLSRGRVVVSPSGFSGSTSHGKFLSRSLNQYLN, encoded by the coding sequence ATGACCACGCTCATCAAGGGCGGTCAGGTCGTTTCGCCGTCGGGTGCGCTGCTGGCGGACGTGCTGGTCGACGGCGAGACCATCGCCGCCGTCGGCGCGCCCGGCACGCTGACCGGCGACGAGACGATCGACGCCACCGGCAAGTACGTGCTGCCGGGCGGGATCGACGCGCACACGCACATGGAGATGCCGTTCGGCGGCACGCACTCCGTCGACACGTTCGCCACCGGCACCACGGCCGCGGCGTGGGGCGGCACGACGACGATCATCGACTTCGCCGTGCAGGCCAAGGGCACGTCGCTGCTGTCCACGATGGACAAGTGGCACACCAAGGCCGACGGCAACTGCGCGATCGACTACGGCTTCCACATGATCGTCTCCGACGTCAACGACCAGTCGCTGAAGGAGATGGAAGCCTGCGTCGACGCCGGGGTCGGCAGCTTCAAGATGTTCATGGCCTACCCGGGCGTGTTCTACTCGACCGACGGCGAAATCTTGCTGGCCATGCAGAAGGCGCGCGAGATCGGCGCCACGATCATGATGCACGCGGAGAACGGCATCGCGATCGACCAGCTGGCCGCGCAGGCCGTGGCCGCCGGGAACACCGACCCGGTGCAGCACGGCCTGACCCGGCCGCCGGAGCTGGAGGGCGAGGCGACGTCACGGGCGATCCAGCTCGCGAAGGTCACCGGCTCGCCGCTCTACATCGTGCACCTCTCGGCGTCGCAAGCGCTTGCGGCCGTGGCGGAGGCGCGCAACGAGGGGCAGAACGTCTTCGCCGAGACGTGCCCGCAGTACCTCTACCTGTCCATCGAGGACCTGGCGAAGCCGGACTTCGAGGGCGCGAAGTACGTCGCTTCGCCGCCGCTGCGGGAGAAGTCGCACCAGGCCGACCTGTGGCGCGGGCTGCGGACGAACGACCTGTCCGTCGTCTCGACCGACCACTGCCCGTTCTGCTTCAAGGACCAGAAGGAGCTGGGCCGCGGCGACTTCCGGGCGATCCCGAACGGCATGCCCGGCGTCGAGCACCGGATGGACCTGCTGCACCAGGGCGTCGTCGCGGGCGAGCTGACGCTCGGGCGCTGGGTCGAGACGTGCTCGGCGACGCCGGCGCGGATGTTCGGGCTGTACCCGCGCAAGGGCGTGATCGCCGCGGGTTCGGACGCCGACATCGTCGTCTACGACCCCACGGCGACCCAGACCCTGTCGGCCGAGACGCACCACATGAACGTGGACTACTCGGCGTACGAAGGGTTCGAGCTGACCGGTCGTGTGCACACGGTCCTGTCTCGTGGGCGGGTCGTGGTGTCGCCTTCCGGTTTCTCGGGAAGTACTTCGCACGGCAAGTTCCTGTCCCGCTCGCTGAACCAGTACCTGAACTAG